The sequence ATCTTTTTTGTATTTTTGACTTAAGTTTTTTAAAAGAGTTTTTCGAGGTTGTTGAAAAGCTATTTTTAAGAATTTCTTAAAATTTTCATCTATTTTTTTTTCATTCTTTCTCTCGAATTGAATAACAACAGAATCTACTTTTGGAGGTGGATCAAATGATTTTGGTGGCACAAAAGTAACCATTTCTACATTCCCAACTGTTCCCGCAAGAACAGAGAGTGAACTAAAGTTTTTGTCGCCACTTTTTGCAAGAAATTTTTCACCAACCTCTTTTTGAACCATAACAGTCGCAGAAGTGCAATTTAAATCATCAAGAGCTTTTAAAATAATAGTTGTTGCAATATAGTATGGTAAATTTGCAACAATCTTATATTTTCCTTCAAAAATAGATGAGTCTTTCCAAAACTCTAAAACATCTCCACAAATAAGATTAAAAGATTCTTCTTCAATCTCAGTTTTGAACCGCTCTTTTAAAAAATTGCAAAGTTCAACATCAATTTCATACCCGACCACACTTTTAGATTGCAGTAGATATTCTGTTAAATCACCTAAGCCAATCCCAATTTCAATAGTTTGATAATTGTCATTGGGAATCGCTTCGAGGATTTTCCTTTTTATACTGCTGTCTTTTAAGAAGTTCTGACCGAATTTCTTTTTTGCTCGAATCTCCAAATTATTCACTCTCCAACTCGTCGAAAGCTTTGTTTGATTTATAAATTGCAATATCTTTTTTTGCAGAAACAAATCGCTCTTTTATATAAGTTATTATTTTGCTATTCTTGATACAGCCTTTTGCAAAAATTCGCCCCTCATCTTCTCTATAAACAATATGCTTAAATTCTGTTGAATTTTTTACAAATGAGCTTAGTTTTGGATCGTTTTTAAATTTATGCACAATCTCTTTTTCAGAATTTTCAGAAATATTTTCAAAATTTTCATATGCCGAACGATCAAGACCATCTTGAAGCTGACTCTCAAGCTTTCTATGAACACTCATTTTTAAATAATCTACTTGCGAATAACTGCCATCAAGATAGGCATTTGAACATATCATTTCATCTTCTCGCACCATATACCAAGATGGAGCTCCATCAATTCTAACATTTACACTATACTCTAAAGCACCCTCAAAAAGGTAGGCAGCAAGAGTATTTAGCAGAGTTAAAGCTAAGCCTTCAATCATTTAATATACCTCCTCTCTTTTCCAATATGCATGTAAGTATATCAGAGTTGATAAGTTGAATCTATCTTTTAAGTTTTTGTTATTTTTTGATTGTCGGAGAGAGTCCGACAAGAAGTTTAAGCTATTTGTATTTTGAAAGGTCTATTTCCGAACTCGTTGTGTTACCAAGTTAGGATTTTATTTTCTGTAATTTTGCAGGACCAATTCCACGAACATTGATTAGCTCATCTGGATTA is a genomic window of Thiovulum sp. ES containing:
- a CDS encoding dimethyladenosine transferase (PFAM: Ribosomal RNA adenine dimethylase~TIGRFAM: dimethyladenosine transferase), which gives rise to MEIRAKKKFGQNFLKDSSIKRKILEAIPNDNYQTIEIGIGLGDLTEYLLQSKSVVGYEIDVELCNFLKERFKTEIEEESFNLICGDVLEFWKDSSIFEGKYKIVANLPYYIATTIILKALDDLNCTSATVMVQKEVGEKFLAKSGDKNFSSLSVLAGTVGNVEMVTFVPPKSFDPPPKVDSVVIQFERKNEKKIDENFKKFLKIAFQQPRKTLLKNLSQKYKKDDLVTIFSELEISNSIRPHQIETVDYHQIFNTLERLQIGRVREKRT